One Achromobacter xylosoxidans A8 genomic region harbors:
- a CDS encoding thiolase family protein, whose amino-acid sequence MTNKRVTVIGAAAIPCGRLQTPPESNLRLQEHEVLAGCVLDAIAHAGIGKEAIDAMVFCHPRPYTEQLYFGTFMANYLRLATDGVVMEVVGNGMTGGLAFDQAAQMIETGKADVALALGVNFETAVASAEHMNRSMRATGDVAFHTPFGFTPISWYAMDAMRYMHETGATRAQIASVAVKNRRHAALNPLAQYREAVTLDDVLAQRPIVEPFGLYEVPPRSDGAACIVLASEEFARNLDRPYARLLGRGFHHEGAHQISEVPSDMIGFNAAVRAGNRAYQEAGVTAQDIDFAELYAPCTIVEVLVSEALGLTRRGEGAAQAAAGETALGGRMPICTSGGLIARGHPPFITPLYSFVEVFEQLTHHAGERQVPNATIGMAACELGNYNAALVHILEAAA is encoded by the coding sequence ATGACAAATAAGAGAGTCACGGTCATCGGCGCCGCCGCCATCCCCTGCGGCCGCCTGCAAACCCCTCCGGAATCCAACCTGCGCTTGCAAGAGCACGAAGTGCTTGCCGGCTGTGTGCTGGACGCGATCGCGCATGCGGGTATCGGCAAGGAAGCCATCGACGCCATGGTGTTCTGCCACCCACGGCCGTACACCGAACAGCTCTATTTCGGTACGTTCATGGCCAATTACCTGCGGCTGGCTACCGACGGTGTCGTCATGGAGGTGGTCGGCAATGGGATGACAGGTGGCTTGGCGTTCGACCAAGCCGCCCAGATGATAGAAACCGGGAAGGCCGATGTAGCCCTGGCCCTGGGCGTGAACTTCGAGACCGCCGTCGCCAGTGCCGAGCACATGAACCGCTCAATGCGCGCTACAGGCGATGTGGCGTTTCATACGCCGTTCGGCTTTACGCCGATCTCCTGGTACGCCATGGACGCGATGCGCTACATGCACGAAACCGGCGCGACGCGGGCGCAGATTGCCAGCGTCGCGGTCAAGAACCGGCGCCATGCCGCACTGAATCCACTCGCCCAGTATCGCGAAGCGGTAACGCTCGACGATGTGCTGGCGCAGCGCCCTATCGTTGAACCCTTCGGTCTGTACGAAGTGCCACCGCGCTCTGACGGCGCCGCCTGCATCGTACTGGCCAGCGAAGAATTCGCACGCAACTTGGACCGACCTTATGCACGTCTATTGGGACGCGGCTTCCATCACGAAGGCGCACACCAGATCTCCGAAGTGCCCTCCGACATGATCGGCTTCAACGCCGCGGTGCGGGCCGGCAACCGTGCCTACCAGGAAGCCGGAGTGACCGCTCAGGACATCGACTTCGCCGAACTCTATGCGCCCTGCACCATTGTCGAGGTGCTGGTCAGCGAAGCACTGGGCTTGACGCGGCGCGGCGAAGGCGCAGCCCAGGCCGCGGCTGGAGAAACCGCGTTGGGAGGCCGCATGCCCATCTGCACCTCAGGTGGATTGATCGCGCGAGGCCACCCTCCGTTCATCACACCGCTTTACTCCTTCGTGGAGGTCTTCGAACAACTTACACACCACGCCGGCGAACGCCAGGTTCCCAACGCAACGATCGGTATGGCCGCCTGCGAACTTGGCAACTACAACGCCGCGCTCGTACACATCCTGGAGGCAGCAGCATGA
- a CDS encoding DUF3606 domain-containing protein gives MTDDLKKRGAQDRSRVNVNEAHEVQYWTRELGVSEAQLKAAVQAVGVSADAIRQYLAKTAR, from the coding sequence ATGACCGACGACCTAAAGAAGAGGGGCGCGCAGGATCGCTCACGTGTGAACGTCAATGAAGCGCATGAAGTGCAGTACTGGACGCGTGAACTGGGTGTCTCTGAGGCGCAGCTGAAAGCAGCCGTGCAGGCAGTGGGCGTCTCCGCCGACGCGATTAGACAATACTTGGCTAAGACTGCACGCTAG
- a CDS encoding acyl-CoA dehydrogenase family protein codes for MARQDWNTFGMTEQQCMIRDSVLDLLQAKLPTEKIRELDRAGEFPLDAYQSLADAGWMSLPFAEAQGGSGGSHKDLAVLVEAMAYHYASVATAYLTTVIYAGQHIALHGGDHLKRAYLPGIMDGSIRMAIALTEPGAGSDAAAISTRAERCGDRYVVSGQKLYITCAHVAHYLVAAVRTAPANDPAHAGHRGISMLLIPTDAPGVTIRMLDTLGRRSTRATEIFLDNVEVPVENLIGEENRGWRGLMKCLNMERLCLAAAGAGNMQHVIDYARDYATQRVQFGQPISQFQAVAHKFADMRIKAETTRLLTYRVAEMLDAGIEPRIETAMAKVVSTENDFDCANLGMQIMGGAGYMMEHDMQRFFRDSRIGPVGGGANEIQRNIIAQLMGL; via the coding sequence ATGGCGCGACAAGACTGGAATACGTTTGGCATGACCGAGCAGCAATGCATGATCCGGGACTCGGTACTGGACCTGCTACAAGCAAAACTACCGACCGAGAAAATTCGCGAACTCGACCGCGCAGGTGAATTCCCTCTCGACGCCTACCAGTCTCTGGCGGATGCAGGCTGGATGAGCCTGCCATTCGCGGAAGCTCAGGGCGGCTCGGGCGGTTCCCACAAGGATCTGGCAGTCCTGGTGGAAGCAATGGCCTACCATTATGCCAGCGTCGCCACCGCCTACCTGACAACAGTGATCTATGCCGGGCAGCACATCGCGCTGCATGGCGGCGACCATCTCAAGCGTGCATATCTGCCCGGCATCATGGATGGCAGCATTCGAATGGCCATCGCACTGACCGAGCCCGGCGCTGGTTCGGATGCCGCCGCCATTTCGACCCGCGCTGAACGGTGCGGCGACCGCTATGTGGTCTCCGGCCAGAAGCTGTACATTACCTGTGCCCATGTTGCGCACTATTTGGTGGCCGCGGTTCGCACCGCGCCCGCGAACGACCCTGCCCATGCTGGACACCGCGGGATCAGTATGCTGCTGATCCCGACAGATGCCCCCGGCGTGACCATTCGAATGCTGGACACACTGGGCCGCCGCAGTACGCGTGCCACCGAAATCTTCCTGGACAATGTCGAAGTACCGGTCGAGAACCTTATCGGGGAGGAAAACCGGGGCTGGCGCGGCCTGATGAAATGCTTGAACATGGAACGGCTTTGCCTGGCAGCCGCCGGCGCGGGCAACATGCAGCACGTCATTGACTACGCCAGAGATTACGCCACCCAGCGCGTGCAATTCGGCCAGCCGATCTCGCAATTTCAGGCAGTCGCACACAAATTTGCCGACATGCGTATCAAGGCTGAAACGACGCGCCTGCTGACCTATCGCGTGGCGGAAATGCTGGATGCCGGGATCGAGCCGCGAATTGAAACCGCGATGGCGAAGGTGGTATCCACCGAAAACGACTTCGACTGCGCCAACCTGGGCATGCAGATCATGGGCGGCGCCGGCTACATGATGGAACACGATATGCAGCGGTTCTTCCGCGATTCGCGCATCGGTCCTGTCGGTGGCGGCGCGAACGAAATCCAGCGCAACATCATCGCCCAGCTGATGGGTCTCTGA
- a CDS encoding Bug family tripartite tricarboxylate transporter substrate binding protein yields the protein MRQLLGAICAASLLLTGPRAAQAQDFPNHPITLVVPYSSGPTDAQYRKLAELASQHLGQPVIVENKPGGNGTIGPIQMARKAKPDGYTIAASTISLLRQPHMQKVDWNPLDEFTWIIGLGGYTFAVAVREDSPFKTLKEMIAWAKANPGRLTYGTPGQGSSLHLLMEELARQAGFEAVHVPFKGGGETTTAMLGGHVMVTLNNVGSVIGQFDAHKARILAIFDAQRLSRLPDVPTAKELDYDIVYGSPYGLVGPRNMPAAIVGRLHDAFKAALEAPGNQTLLDTLYQLPWYRSPQQYAEWAADAYKQERRFVERAGLLNSQ from the coding sequence ATGAGACAGTTACTTGGCGCCATCTGCGCCGCATCGCTATTGCTAACTGGGCCGCGCGCTGCACAGGCTCAGGACTTCCCAAATCACCCGATCACGCTCGTAGTGCCATATAGCTCCGGGCCCACCGATGCTCAGTACCGCAAACTGGCTGAACTGGCTTCGCAACATCTGGGCCAGCCCGTCATCGTCGAAAATAAGCCCGGCGGCAATGGCACTATCGGCCCCATTCAGATGGCGCGCAAGGCCAAACCGGACGGATACACGATTGCCGCCAGCACGATATCGCTGCTGCGCCAGCCGCATATGCAGAAAGTGGACTGGAATCCCCTCGATGAATTTACCTGGATCATTGGCCTAGGCGGCTACACGTTCGCGGTCGCGGTACGCGAGGACTCGCCCTTCAAGACGTTAAAGGAAATGATTGCCTGGGCCAAGGCCAACCCTGGACGGTTGACCTACGGCACGCCCGGCCAAGGGTCATCACTGCATCTTCTGATGGAAGAGCTCGCCCGCCAGGCGGGTTTCGAGGCCGTGCATGTTCCCTTCAAGGGCGGCGGCGAAACCACTACCGCCATGCTCGGGGGCCATGTCATGGTCACACTGAACAACGTAGGCAGCGTGATCGGCCAGTTCGACGCGCACAAAGCACGAATCCTGGCGATCTTCGACGCGCAGCGCCTGTCGCGCCTGCCCGATGTGCCTACGGCCAAGGAGCTCGACTACGACATCGTCTATGGCTCCCCTTACGGCCTGGTGGGGCCGCGCAATATGCCTGCGGCTATCGTGGGGCGGCTGCATGATGCGTTCAAGGCCGCCCTGGAAGCCCCCGGCAACCAGACGCTGCTCGACACGCTGTACCAGCTCCCCTGGTACCGGTCACCTCAGCAATACGCTGAATGGGCGGCTGACGCCTACAAGCAGGAACGCCGCTTCGTCGAACGTGCCGGCCTTCTGAATTCTCAATAA
- a CDS encoding helix-turn-helix domain-containing protein, which yields MPIKTRRILQSVDERVFGQLVSVARTLRPRTLAQLAKELGIHHTTLARIEAGDRTLPFDKFVVVQRHLERLGFEFIEGTRELALRFDPEFAQRFEQESRILNDPSMPTGTRVVHPRARSDVNALFDILKSANVRIENEPALRQVLEVSEDWCEVLVNLARAGRKQGIRFLRPAGAGPDFENDMLAVLQRFPFSCDKARRAFVLNMMPH from the coding sequence ATGCCGATCAAGACCCGGCGCATTCTGCAATCTGTCGACGAAAGAGTATTCGGCCAATTGGTTTCTGTCGCGCGCACCCTGCGCCCGCGTACGTTGGCCCAACTCGCCAAAGAATTAGGCATCCATCACACTACGCTCGCCCGCATCGAAGCCGGGGATCGCACCTTGCCGTTCGACAAGTTCGTCGTCGTCCAGCGTCACCTCGAACGGCTGGGTTTCGAATTCATCGAAGGGACTCGAGAACTGGCACTCCGCTTCGACCCCGAGTTCGCCCAGCGATTCGAACAGGAAAGCCGCATCCTGAATGATCCGTCCATGCCGACGGGCACCCGAGTAGTCCATCCTCGTGCGAGGAGCGATGTGAATGCCCTTTTCGATATCCTGAAGAGTGCCAACGTGCGCATTGAGAATGAGCCAGCGCTTCGTCAGGTTCTCGAGGTGTCAGAGGACTGGTGCGAAGTTCTGGTGAACCTTGCCAGAGCCGGTCGCAAGCAAGGGATTCGATTTCTACGACCAGCCGGAGCCGGCCCCGACTTCGAAAACGACATGCTGGCAGTTCTTCAACGTTTCCCATTTTCCTGCGACAAAGCTCGCCGAGCCTTCGTCCTGAACATGATGCCACACTAG
- a CDS encoding FAD-dependent oxidoreductase — MERIECDVLVAGSGAAGLTTAFTAADSGLDVIVAEKEATFGGTTAYSAGVIWIPGNTLAQRAGLSDSKESALAYMASEAGEFFDERKARAYVEQAPRMLDFMLERSHVRYQLIPNWADYHPLGPGASSGGRSLLPEPFDGRRLGRDFSRLRTPLSTMMLFGGMSVSRSDIPHLFNATRSPRSAIHVLKLLGRYARDRLNWPRGTAIANGNALIGRLALSLFEKNVPLWTNSPVIALVTDNGRVSGAQVRRNGAVVEITARKAVVLASGGFPRNEEWRRRYYPHVAQGKNHVFLAPPGNTGDGAHLAMTHGAALSDGASNPAAWAPVSRLPNGDGTYTPYPHFIDRCKPGFIAVDRRGKRFANEADSYHDFVPAMVRACADDPRVESFLICDHTTIRRYGMGVVPPFPMPIGRYIDSGYLVRGQTLAVLATQLNVDPQGLVDTVDRYNAFAREGTDPEFGKGSNVYNHFGGDSRRKPNPNLAPIEQGPYYAVRLEPGDLGTFRGLRTDEHARVLRETDATPIPGLYAVGNDMTSVMGGAYPGAGITIGPAMTFGYIAARHFAE; from the coding sequence ATGGAACGGATTGAATGCGACGTCCTGGTTGCGGGGTCGGGTGCAGCCGGACTGACGACGGCATTTACCGCCGCCGACAGCGGTTTGGACGTTATCGTGGCGGAGAAAGAGGCAACCTTTGGGGGCACCACGGCCTATTCAGCAGGCGTGATCTGGATTCCGGGCAATACGCTGGCGCAACGCGCTGGCTTGTCGGACAGTAAGGAGAGCGCACTTGCCTATATGGCATCAGAAGCCGGCGAATTCTTCGATGAGCGGAAGGCCCGCGCCTACGTCGAGCAGGCGCCGCGGATGCTGGACTTCATGCTTGAACGCAGCCACGTGCGGTATCAGTTGATTCCCAATTGGGCGGACTACCATCCTCTCGGCCCGGGCGCGTCCAGTGGCGGTCGCTCGCTACTGCCCGAGCCGTTCGACGGCCGCAGGCTAGGGCGGGATTTCTCTCGGCTGAGGACTCCGTTATCCACCATGATGCTTTTTGGAGGAATGTCGGTTTCTCGGTCGGATATTCCACATCTTTTCAACGCCACGCGCTCACCGCGCTCGGCAATTCATGTTCTGAAACTGCTGGGCCGCTATGCCCGCGACCGTCTGAACTGGCCTCGCGGCACGGCGATTGCCAACGGCAACGCGCTCATCGGGCGCCTGGCTCTTTCGCTATTTGAGAAAAACGTCCCACTTTGGACCAATTCACCCGTGATCGCACTCGTCACCGACAACGGGCGGGTCAGCGGCGCGCAAGTTCGACGCAACGGCGCCGTTGTGGAAATCACGGCCCGCAAGGCTGTGGTCCTGGCCAGCGGCGGTTTTCCGCGCAATGAAGAGTGGCGCCGGCGCTACTACCCACATGTCGCGCAGGGGAAGAACCATGTTTTCCTCGCTCCCCCCGGCAATACAGGCGATGGCGCACATCTCGCCATGACCCACGGCGCAGCGCTTTCCGACGGGGCCTCCAACCCTGCGGCCTGGGCCCCGGTTTCCCGGTTGCCGAACGGCGACGGCACATACACGCCCTATCCACACTTCATCGACCGCTGCAAGCCAGGTTTTATCGCCGTTGACCGCCGAGGCAAGCGCTTCGCCAACGAGGCCGACTCTTACCACGACTTCGTGCCGGCCATGGTGCGGGCCTGTGCCGACGATCCACGGGTTGAATCATTCCTGATCTGTGACCACACCACGATCAGGCGTTACGGCATGGGCGTGGTTCCTCCCTTTCCGATGCCGATAGGGCGCTATATTGATTCCGGCTATTTGGTTCGCGGCCAGACCTTGGCGGTGCTCGCCACGCAACTGAATGTGGATCCGCAAGGCCTCGTAGATACGGTCGATCGCTACAATGCGTTTGCGCGCGAAGGTACCGATCCAGAGTTCGGCAAAGGATCCAATGTCTACAATCACTTCGGTGGGGATTCGCGGCGCAAGCCCAACCCCAACCTCGCGCCAATCGAGCAGGGGCCCTACTATGCGGTTCGACTGGAGCCCGGCGACCTCGGCACCTTCCGCGGCCTGCGTACCGACGAACATGCGCGCGTCCTGCGCGAAACCGACGCAACGCCAATTCCCGGCTTGTATGCGGTGGGCAACGATATGACCAGCGTAATGGGCGGCGCCTATCCCGGCGCCGGTATCACCATAGGTCCGGCCATGACCTTTGGGTACATCGCGGCCAGGCATTTCGCGGAGTAG
- a CDS encoding sigma-54 interaction domain-containing protein produces MRDPVSATLCVHGIARQDAVRARILPALEAWLLRGQGAGLFPVDGQPALIVVVRVVESAQWMLIKSARDRDALPQFLTSVPFAASILNHFLTSTHDAISVVDKEGILRYISPTHERWLGLKPGEALGQPSQAIIPNSRMTDVVASGLAEIGHPYSADGVATRIVSRIPIREMGEVVGVVGRTLFKGPEVVQRMYREVSRLQNEVARYQRTLGVMEPEPESLSRLVGHSVPMHELKKDIRLVAELDVPVLILGESGTGKELVAQALHGLSARSARQMVSLNLAALPSSLLEAELFGYAPGSFTGSHKQGRVGKFELADQSTVFLDEVGDIPADIQVKLLRVLEDQTVERLGEHRSRRVDFRLVAATHQHMDELISSGQFRLDLFYRLAGVTLHIPRLSDRTEDIPELLAHFVQRFCARNRWELPDVHPDVAPFLAQQPWPGNVRQLRQRVEEALVFSAGRQLERRHFERGGSAVFGRPETPFVASVQVASPFGTQTLQETMRVAVRRAVEDHSGNKQRAARALGISRSYLYRLLGDY; encoded by the coding sequence GTGCGGGATCCGGTATCGGCGACACTGTGTGTCCATGGCATTGCGCGGCAGGATGCAGTGCGGGCACGCATACTTCCGGCTCTTGAGGCGTGGCTGCTGAGGGGACAGGGGGCAGGACTGTTTCCCGTCGACGGCCAGCCCGCGCTGATCGTGGTGGTCAGGGTGGTGGAGTCGGCGCAATGGATGCTGATCAAATCCGCGCGCGATCGAGATGCCTTGCCGCAGTTTCTCACCAGCGTGCCGTTTGCCGCGTCCATACTCAATCATTTCCTGACCAGCACGCACGACGCCATCTCGGTAGTCGACAAAGAGGGCATTCTGCGATACATCAGTCCCACTCACGAACGATGGCTAGGCCTGAAGCCAGGCGAGGCTTTAGGGCAGCCATCCCAGGCAATCATTCCTAACTCGCGCATGACGGATGTGGTCGCCTCAGGCCTCGCGGAAATAGGTCATCCCTATTCGGCCGATGGCGTCGCCACGCGCATCGTCAGCCGGATCCCAATCCGTGAAATGGGAGAAGTGGTCGGAGTGGTGGGGCGGACCTTATTCAAAGGGCCCGAAGTGGTGCAACGCATGTACCGTGAAGTGTCGCGCTTGCAAAATGAAGTCGCCCGTTATCAGCGCACGCTGGGGGTGATGGAGCCTGAGCCTGAATCGCTTAGCCGACTAGTCGGGCATAGCGTGCCGATGCACGAACTTAAGAAGGATATCCGGCTAGTGGCCGAGCTGGATGTTCCGGTGCTGATTCTCGGCGAAAGCGGCACAGGGAAAGAACTCGTTGCCCAAGCCTTGCATGGGCTAAGTGCCCGTAGCGCCCGGCAAATGGTGTCGCTGAATCTTGCTGCCCTGCCATCAAGTTTGTTAGAGGCGGAATTGTTTGGCTATGCACCGGGCAGTTTCACCGGCAGTCACAAGCAGGGGCGCGTCGGCAAATTCGAACTTGCCGATCAAAGCACAGTATTCCTTGACGAGGTGGGTGATATTCCGGCGGATATCCAGGTGAAGTTGCTGCGGGTCCTGGAAGATCAGACCGTGGAGCGTCTGGGAGAGCATCGTTCGCGGAGAGTAGATTTCCGCCTCGTAGCCGCTACCCATCAGCATATGGATGAACTCATCTCGTCGGGTCAGTTCCGCCTAGATCTCTTCTATCGTCTGGCAGGCGTTACGCTTCATATTCCGCGGCTTTCGGATCGTACTGAAGATATTCCAGAACTACTGGCGCATTTCGTTCAGCGCTTCTGTGCCAGGAATCGTTGGGAATTGCCAGATGTCCATCCGGATGTCGCTCCCTTTCTGGCCCAACAGCCATGGCCAGGCAATGTGCGCCAGTTGCGCCAACGCGTTGAAGAAGCATTAGTCTTTTCTGCTGGCCGACAGCTCGAACGACGGCATTTCGAGCGTGGCGGATCGGCCGTCTTTGGACGCCCCGAGACGCCTTTCGTGGCATCCGTCCAGGTCGCGTCACCGTTTGGCACTCAGACGTTGCAAGAAACCATGCGTGTGGCGGTTCGGCGGGCAGTGGAGGACCACAGCGGTAACAAGCAGCGGGCCGCGCGTGCGCTGGGCATTTCTAGATCGTATCTCTACCGGCTGTTGGGCGATTATTAG
- a CDS encoding MaoC/PaaZ C-terminal domain-containing protein → MGWYFEDFDPAAAPVITPEQEISEADVLGFAALSGDDNPLHTDAEYAKNSPMGQRVAHGLLVLSIATGLSAKAGQLQGTALAFLGMQEWNFHAPVFFGDRIRLRWSVEEKRLASNRKAGVIKRRMQILNQRDEVVQSGLFATLVRTRA, encoded by the coding sequence ATGGGATGGTACTTCGAGGATTTCGATCCCGCCGCAGCGCCGGTGATCACCCCCGAACAGGAAATCTCGGAGGCAGACGTACTGGGCTTTGCAGCACTCTCGGGCGATGACAACCCACTGCACACAGATGCCGAGTATGCAAAAAATAGCCCCATGGGCCAACGCGTTGCGCACGGGTTGCTGGTCCTATCGATAGCCACAGGACTGTCGGCCAAGGCCGGACAGTTGCAAGGCACGGCGCTGGCGTTCCTGGGAATGCAGGAATGGAACTTCCACGCACCCGTCTTCTTCGGCGATCGCATCCGCCTGCGCTGGAGCGTGGAAGAAAAGCGCCTGGCGTCGAACCGCAAGGCGGGCGTGATCAAGCGTCGCATGCAAATACTCAATCAACGCGACGAAGTCGTCCAATCCGGCCTGTTCGCAACGCTGGTGCGCACCCGCGCCTGA
- a CDS encoding Zn-ribbon domain-containing OB-fold protein: MNSHSIGNGAMPTLTMAGTRPYPPTLSLFTAEFWRALGTGRFQTTHCPQCDRLSFPPKPFCPHCWHRSVQWREILPRGVIYSATTVHAAPKVFRTEAPYQVCIVDLHAGLRIATRLLDDTPTAQALGRKVELAVLAYEDGPLFAARLIPQT, from the coding sequence ATGAACAGCCATTCGATCGGAAACGGCGCGATGCCAACGTTGACGATGGCGGGCACGCGTCCTTATCCTCCAACGCTTTCGCTATTTACCGCCGAATTCTGGCGGGCGCTTGGCACGGGCAGGTTCCAGACGACACATTGCCCACAATGTGACCGGCTGTCCTTTCCACCCAAGCCGTTCTGCCCGCATTGCTGGCATCGGAGCGTGCAATGGCGCGAAATTCTTCCGCGCGGCGTGATTTATTCCGCCACGACCGTCCACGCAGCGCCCAAGGTTTTCCGCACCGAAGCGCCCTACCAGGTCTGCATTGTCGATCTGCACGCCGGATTGCGCATCGCAACAAGGCTGCTGGACGACACGCCGACGGCCCAGGCTCTGGGACGCAAAGTCGAACTGGCCGTGCTGGCCTATGAAGATGGCCCGCTGTTCGCGGCCCGCCTGATTCCTCAAACCTGA
- a CDS encoding acetate--CoA ligase family protein, with protein MPTINRRLYAPESLRRLLAPASVAIVGASAKPGAFSNRTLENLANYLGEIHLINPRYTEVSGRPCHASLRALPSAPDCVIVALPWQAALDAVREAADAGAGGAIVYASGFAETGLAERVALQSAMSDIARGSGMRILGPNCLGIANNKLGAGLLFQMGYAALQHPPGRVGLVSQSGALGYALLQGANHGMAYTHLLTAGNSCDVDTLDLANYLVHDADSRSVACVLEAAGDAERLLELSDVAHACAKPVIVYKTAVGEAAATAAQSHTGSLAGSSQAFEAAMRRGGFIRAASLAELTEMADFFAKAPPPQAPGVAVMATSGGAAIMCADASADHGIVLPQAHPETQAVLDANVPEFGSARNPCDITGQVLNNPEAFRACASSLLRDNHYGALVLPQVTAGQAMADLRCPLVSSLASEAGKPVCIVWLSDWLEGPGAATYARDAHVGFFRDTDRCFRTLAAWQEWHLRRAGNPRSARGEDVDAAVGAQARALLSEQPRVVTEQAAKRLAQMYGLPVVTEHAVSGVDQLMSAMASMSFPLVLKYDVPGIAHKTELGLVRVGLENAQEVEVAARQMLESIQLRAPGSLAGQFLLQRQAQADFELVLGMKRDPVFGPLIMVGLGGELVEIFGDVATELAPVDQYAAANMLRRLKCHRLLQGYRGKAGVNLDALAGLVVRFSAMCADLAEEIEEIDLNPVMARGSDFIAVDALFVRRQTQETPTQE; from the coding sequence ATGCCCACTATCAATCGACGCCTGTATGCGCCGGAATCCTTACGTCGCCTGCTGGCCCCCGCCAGCGTGGCAATCGTCGGCGCCAGTGCCAAGCCCGGCGCCTTCTCGAACCGCACGCTGGAGAACCTCGCCAACTACTTGGGCGAAATCCACCTGATCAATCCGCGTTACACGGAGGTCAGCGGCCGTCCATGCCACGCCAGCCTTCGGGCATTGCCATCGGCACCTGACTGCGTAATTGTTGCGCTACCTTGGCAAGCCGCCTTGGATGCCGTGCGCGAGGCTGCCGATGCGGGCGCAGGGGGTGCCATAGTCTATGCGTCCGGTTTCGCCGAAACCGGCCTGGCTGAACGCGTCGCCTTGCAGTCGGCCATGAGCGATATCGCACGAGGTAGCGGCATGCGAATCCTGGGCCCGAACTGCCTGGGCATAGCCAACAACAAATTAGGCGCCGGCCTTCTCTTCCAGATGGGTTATGCCGCGCTGCAGCATCCTCCCGGCAGAGTCGGACTAGTCAGCCAATCTGGCGCCCTGGGTTATGCCCTACTGCAAGGTGCCAACCACGGCATGGCGTACACGCATTTGCTCACGGCGGGAAATTCATGCGACGTCGACACGCTGGATCTGGCCAATTATCTGGTTCATGACGCGGATTCGCGCAGCGTCGCCTGTGTACTGGAGGCGGCAGGCGACGCTGAACGTCTGCTGGAGCTATCGGATGTAGCGCACGCATGTGCCAAGCCGGTGATCGTGTACAAGACCGCAGTGGGTGAGGCTGCGGCAACCGCCGCACAATCTCATACCGGCAGCCTGGCCGGCTCGTCCCAGGCATTCGAGGCGGCCATGCGGCGAGGCGGCTTCATCCGAGCCGCCTCACTGGCGGAATTGACGGAGATGGCGGACTTTTTCGCCAAGGCCCCCCCGCCCCAGGCTCCGGGCGTTGCGGTAATGGCTACCTCCGGCGGCGCCGCAATCATGTGTGCAGACGCAAGCGCCGACCACGGCATCGTTCTGCCGCAGGCGCACCCCGAAACTCAGGCCGTGCTGGACGCGAACGTGCCCGAATTCGGCTCGGCGCGCAATCCTTGCGACATCACCGGCCAAGTGCTTAACAATCCGGAAGCGTTCCGCGCTTGCGCCAGTTCCCTACTGCGCGACAACCACTACGGCGCGCTGGTCCTACCTCAAGTCACTGCTGGACAGGCCATGGCCGATCTGCGTTGCCCGTTAGTGTCGTCACTGGCGAGTGAAGCCGGCAAGCCGGTATGCATAGTCTGGCTTAGTGACTGGCTAGAGGGCCCCGGCGCGGCAACTTACGCCCGCGATGCACATGTCGGCTTCTTCCGGGACACGGACCGCTGCTTTCGCACCCTGGCTGCCTGGCAAGAATGGCACCTCCGGCGTGCCGGCAATCCGCGCTCGGCACGTGGCGAGGACGTGGATGCGGCCGTTGGTGCGCAGGCACGCGCGCTACTTAGCGAACAACCGCGCGTAGTCACAGAGCAGGCCGCTAAACGCCTCGCCCAGATGTATGGTCTGCCAGTGGTGACGGAGCACGCGGTGTCCGGCGTCGACCAGTTAATGAGTGCGATGGCATCCATGTCGTTCCCTCTCGTTCTCAAGTACGACGTGCCGGGAATCGCGCATAAGACCGAGCTGGGCCTAGTTCGCGTCGGACTGGAAAACGCGCAAGAAGTCGAAGTCGCCGCACGTCAGATGCTGGAGTCGATCCAGCTGCGCGCGCCCGGATCCCTGGCGGGGCAATTTCTGCTGCAGCGGCAGGCACAGGCCGACTTCGAGTTGGTCCTGGGCATGAAGCGCGATCCGGTGTTCGGACCGCTAATCATGGTCGGCCTCGGCGGTGAACTGGTGGAGATCTTTGGCGACGTGGCCACCGAACTCGCACCGGTAGACCAGTATGCCGCCGCGAACATGCTGCGACGTCTGAAGTGCCACCGCTTGCTTCAAGGCTATCGGGGCAAGGCGGGCGTGAATCTCGATGCATTGGCCGGTCTGGTGGTGCGCTTCTCGGCCATGTGTGCGGATCTCGCGGAAGAAATCGAGGAAATCGATCTCAACCCGGTGATGGCCCGAGGCTCCGACTTCATCGCCGTGGACGCGCTTTTTGTACGCCGCCAAACGCAAGAAACACCAACACAGGAGTAA